One genomic region from Microcebus murinus isolate Inina chromosome 32, M.murinus_Inina_mat1.0, whole genome shotgun sequence encodes:
- the RPS9 gene encoding small ribosomal subunit protein uS4, with protein sequence MPVARSWVCRKTYVTPRRPFEKSRLDQELKLIGEYGLRNKREVWRVKFTLAKIRKAARELLTLDEKDPRRLFEGNALLRRLVRIGVLDEGKMKLDYILGLKIEDFLERRLQTQVFKLGLAKSIHHARVLIRQRHIRVRKQVVNIPSFIVRLDSQKHIDFSLRSPYGGGRPGRVKRKNAKKGQGGAGAGDDEEED encoded by the exons ATGCCTGTGGCCCGGAGCTGGGTTTGTCGCAAAACTTATGTGACCCCGCGGAGACCCTTCGAAAAATCCCGCCTCGACCAAGAGCTGAAGCTGATCG GCGAGTATGGGCTCCGGAACAAACGTGAGGTCTGGAGGGTTAAATTTACCCTGGCCAAGATCCGCAAGGCCGCCCGGGAGCTACTAACGCTTGACGAGAAGGACCCACGACGTCTGTTTGAGG GGAATGCCCTGTTGCGGCGACTTGTCCGCATTGGGGTGCTGGACGAGGGCAAGATGAAGCTGGATTACATCCTGGGCCTGAAGATCGAGGACTTCTTAGAGAGGCGCCTGCAGACCCAGGTCTTTAAGCTGGGCCTGGCCAAGTCCATCCACCACGCTCGTGTGCTCATCCGCCAGCGTCATATCAG GGTTCGCAAGCAGGTGGTGAACATCCCATCCTTCATTGTCCGCCTGGACTCCCAGAAGCACATTGACTTCTCCCTCCGCTCTCCGTATGGCGGTGGCCGCCCGGGCCGTGTGAAGAGGAAGAACGCCAAGAagggtcagggtggggctggagccggagatgatgaggaggaggattaA